The following proteins are encoded in a genomic region of Oncorhynchus keta strain PuntledgeMale-10-30-2019 chromosome 8, Oket_V2, whole genome shotgun sequence:
- the LOC118386730 gene encoding ankyrin repeat and SOCS box protein 2-like isoform X4 has product MAVASKSMPGSTIGPTLGFDDYTLYSNLSDDELMQLAIERSLSDPHNATSLGEASKTSTALGRRTVQFRENPPTTTPNPSNPPREDPSHRPPTANPPDARRRTCEERRKCGDIVVTHFVTGNGKRMLAYHRGDGSIQYVPDTEKEQDPIVKAILNGDVTTVRAMANNILRPDKYGWIPLHEAAYYGQDQCVRVLLGAQPGVINTCDLKGRTALILAVESEKVACVEALLEMGADPDLANKERESPLYKGCEMDNAEIVAMLLNHGAMVNKYSTQGWTALLEAVSRNNVEICEMLVRNGAKLNPTNMSSITPLSTAAQNGHVETLRFLIKHGADVNSEESDGSTALYEAAKNGHEDIVEILLSQKAVANKVGKKGLLPLHIAAQQGNDGIVSLLIKATSKSRVKRSGISPLHLAAEYNWDEVLEVLIKAGYDVNAVLSEERSRMYEDHRRTALYFAVTNGNVDTTTMLLEAGANPNLDTFNPLLVAMRQGSIELVTLLVEHMANVNAYIPTHPTSFPATVMFSMKYLSMLKYLMDNGCDALSCFSCTYSSGPHPPLQETSERDDLRYNTDMRRNTGEPVQEKLNIFYLTESLLIENIQSSSKVNDFI; this is encoded by the exons ATGGCAGTTGCCAGCAAGTCCATGCCTGGCTCCACTATCGGCCCCACTCTGGGGTTTGATGACTACACTCTCTACAGCAACCTGTCAGATGACGAGCTGATGCAGCTGGCTATCGAACGCAGCCTTAGTGATCCCCACAATGCCACTTCACTGGGTGAAGCCAGCAAGACCTCCACAGCTCTAGGCAGAAGAACAGTCCAGTTCAGGGAAAATCCACCCACAACTACACCGAACCCATCAAATCCACCTAGGGAGGACCCAAGCCATAGGCCGCCTACTGCCAACCCACCTGACGC CAGGAGAAGGACATGTGAAGAAAGAAGGAAATGTGGAGACATTGTGGTGACTCATTTTGTAACTGGCAATGGAAAGCGCATGCTGGCATATCACAGAGGCGATGGCTCCATTCAGTACGTGCCAGACACAGAAAA GGAACAGGACCCTATTGTGAAAGCCATCCTGAATGGTGATGTGACTACGGTACGAGCTATGGCTAATAACATACTGCGGCCTGACAAGTATGGATGGATCCCGCTGCACGAGGCTGCATATTATGGCCAAGACCAGTGTGTCAGAGTTCTTCTTGGGG CTCAACCTGGTGTGATTAACACGTGCGACCTGAAAGGCCGGACCGCTCTCATCTTGGCAGTGGAAAGCGAAAAGGTGGCCTGTGTAGAGGCACTTCTGGAGATGGGGGCTGACCCAGACCTTGccaacaaggagagagagagcccccTCTACAAGG GTTGCGAAATGGACAATGCCGAGATTGTGGCCATGCTTCTGAATCACGGTGCTATGGTGAACAAATACTCTACCCAGGGCTGGACAGCTCTCCTAGAGGCTGTGAGCCGCAACAACGTTGAGATCTGTGAGATGTTAGTCCGGAACGGGGCTAAGCTCAACCCAACCAACATGTCCAGTATCACACCACTTTCTACTGCAGCCCAGAATGGACATGTGGAAACACTTCGATTTCTTATTAAACACG GTGCTGATGTCAATAGCGAGGAAAGTGATGGGTCCACAGCTCTGTATGAGGCGGCTAAGAACGGCCATGAGGACATTGTGGAGATTCTTCTTTCTCAGAAAGCTGTCGCAAACAAAGTGGGAAAGAAAGGACTTCTGCCACTACATATCGCTGCCCAACAAGGAAATGATGG TATCGTGTCGTTGCTGATCAAAGCCACCAGCAAGTCCAGAGTGAAACGCAGTGGCATCAGTCCCCTCCACCTGGCCGCCGAGTACAATTGGGATGAAGTCCTGGAGGTCCTGATCAAGGCCGGCTACGATGTCAATGCCGTGCTGTCGGAGGAACGCTCCAGGATGTATGAGGACCATCGTAGAACAGCGCTCTACTTCGCCGTCACCAACGGCAACGTGGACACGACCACCATGCTTCTAGAAGCCGGTGCCAACCCAAACCTGGACACATTCAACCCGCTACTTGTGGCCATGAGGCAAGGTAGTATTGAATTGGTCACTTTGCTGGTGGAGCACATGGCCAACGTCAATGCCTACATCCCCACTCACCCCACCTCATTCCCGGCCACCGTCATGTTCAGTATGAAGTATCTGTCCATGCTGAAGTATCTGATGGACAACGGTTGCGATGCCCTCTCCTGTTTTAGTTGCACTTACAGCAGTGGTCCACACCCACCCCTTCAGGAGACCTCTGAGAGAGATGATTTGCGCTACAATACCGATATGCGCAGAAATACCGGGGAACCTGTTCAG gaaaaactgaacattttctatctaactgagagtctcctcattgaaaacatccaaagttcttcaaaggtaaatgattttatttga